The Streptomyces avermitilis MA-4680 = NBRC 14893 genome contains a region encoding:
- a CDS encoding LCP family protein has product MVQSSVRRKGARPRDRQTGEPGWDDSLYDDNGEPVQDGRGSGRGGGSAQGGGDGDGPPDEAKGHSRHGGGRRRGGKGDGGGGRPRRRRRVLRWSATVLAVLILGTAGAGYLYYQHLNDNIKKDDLYLGDDKDRAAKPKANAAGQTPLNILLIGSDARDSAANQKLGGAKDTYGGTPRADVQMLLHLSADRSNMSVVSMPRDTLLEIPKCTDPKTSHTYAAITYPTMTNNSLGRGGPGCTVATWEKFTDIHIDHFMMVDFAGVVSMADAIGGVPVCVDANIYSHTSTGHGSGLKLKDGTTSIKGKQALQWLRTRYGFEDGSDIGRTKAQHQYMNSMVRQLRENATLSNPNKLRKLAETATNALTVDDGLGTVSKLYDLSKELKKVPTSRITMTTMPWVYSSDGNRVLPKPNDAAKVFRLLREDIALDGKDKKKSPAQKAVAPAHADDKIAVQVQNGTRTSALAPVGGRANAMAQLLVGKGFTGAAADSSTVLSEDKTVIRYPSADLKGDAQRVAKSLGVPLSSVEKSASVSGVTLIVGGDWRSGTTYKAAEDDDTTPASAKLDKGSDTGACMHVDPDYTWS; this is encoded by the coding sequence ATGGTGCAGAGCAGTGTGCGTCGAAAGGGGGCGCGACCACGTGACCGGCAGACCGGTGAACCGGGCTGGGACGACAGTCTGTACGACGACAACGGCGAGCCTGTTCAGGACGGCCGCGGCTCCGGTCGAGGCGGCGGCTCCGCTCAGGGCGGCGGCGACGGCGACGGTCCACCCGACGAGGCGAAGGGCCACAGCCGCCACGGCGGCGGGCGCCGGCGCGGCGGCAAAGGGGACGGGGGCGGGGGGCGCCCACGTCGCAGACGCCGCGTCCTGCGCTGGTCGGCGACGGTTCTGGCGGTCCTGATACTTGGCACCGCGGGTGCCGGATATCTCTACTACCAGCACCTCAACGACAACATCAAGAAGGACGACCTGTACCTCGGCGACGACAAGGACAGGGCGGCCAAACCCAAGGCGAACGCGGCGGGCCAGACCCCGCTGAACATCCTGCTGATCGGTTCGGACGCGCGCGACTCCGCGGCGAACCAGAAGCTCGGCGGCGCCAAGGACACCTACGGCGGGACACCGCGCGCCGACGTCCAGATGCTGCTGCACCTGTCGGCGGACCGCAGCAACATGTCGGTGGTCAGCATGCCGCGCGACACGCTGCTCGAGATCCCCAAGTGCACCGACCCGAAGACCAGTCACACGTACGCGGCGATCACGTATCCGACGATGACGAACAACTCGCTCGGCCGCGGCGGACCCGGCTGCACCGTCGCCACCTGGGAGAAGTTCACCGACATCCACATCGACCACTTCATGATGGTCGACTTCGCGGGTGTGGTGTCGATGGCCGACGCGATCGGCGGTGTCCCGGTCTGTGTGGACGCCAACATCTACTCGCACACCTCCACCGGCCACGGCTCGGGCCTGAAGCTGAAGGACGGCACGACGTCCATCAAGGGCAAGCAGGCCCTTCAGTGGCTGCGCACGCGGTACGGGTTCGAGGACGGCAGTGACATAGGCCGGACCAAGGCCCAGCACCAGTACATGAACTCGATGGTCCGCCAGCTGCGCGAGAACGCCACACTGAGCAACCCGAACAAGCTGCGCAAGCTCGCCGAGACCGCCACCAACGCGCTCACCGTCGACGACGGCCTGGGCACGGTGTCGAAGCTCTACGACCTGAGCAAGGAGCTGAAGAAGGTTCCGACGAGCCGGATCACCATGACCACCATGCCGTGGGTGTACTCGTCCGACGGCAACCGCGTCCTGCCCAAGCCGAACGACGCGGCGAAGGTCTTCCGGCTCCTGCGCGAGGACATCGCGCTGGACGGCAAGGACAAGAAGAAGTCCCCGGCCCAGAAGGCGGTGGCCCCCGCCCACGCGGACGACAAGATCGCGGTGCAGGTGCAGAACGGCACCCGGACCAGCGCACTGGCGCCGGTGGGCGGACGGGCGAACGCGATGGCGCAGCTCCTCGTCGGCAAGGGCTTCACCGGGGCGGCGGCCGACTCCTCGACGGTGCTCTCCGAGGACAAGACGGTCATCCGCTATCCGAGCGCGGATCTGAAGGGCGACGCCCAGCGGGTGGCCAAGTCGCTCGGCGTCCCGCTGAGTTCGGTGGAGAAGTCGGCGAGCGTCTCCGGGGTCACGCTGATCGTGGGCGGCGACTGGCGGTCGGGCACCACGTACAAGGCGGCGGAGGACGACGACACGACGCCGGCGTCCGCGAAGCTGGACAAGGGTTCGGACACCGGGGCGTGCATGCACGTGGACCCGGACTACACCTGGTCATGA
- a CDS encoding LCP family protein, with translation MDAQGRGRADNIDPADQWVLNPDTGEYELRLSSSGPQSSVPGPRRSASRSSAGRARSAAPGRDTRQSPAPDLVPGPRRRRGVPDEPPPGRRRGRTKPKKSRTKKIVLWTGGSMAFVLVAVTAAGYLYLKHLEGNVQTTDVGDAAKSSFSKDDAFNILIIGTDKRTGAGNEGYGDKGSVGHADTNILLHVSKDRTNATALSIPRDLIVDVPDCETKQADGSKKVIGGSQNVRFNTSLGQGGRDAGCTMRTVKAVTGISPDHFMMADFNAVKTLTSAVDGVTVCVGKAVNDPDSHLKLPKGESTLEGEQALAFLRTRHSFGNQGDLDRIKVQQQFLGALSRKMTSSDTLTNPKKLLDLAEAATKALTVDTGIGKVSTLKDVALELKKVPPKNITFTTVPVIDNPAEKVHATVVVNQTTAPQVFSMIKDDVSFTAVKQEKKKEKAAVAARLKGSRSAASDVRVDIYNGGAPSGAAQETLSWLQNTEGVTKSSQLGNAGKTLSKTTLEYSPDQADQARKLADLMGLPAAQMKPGKSEKNAQGLPAIVLTLGKDFKGAGEPLTTPSKAPENIQKATADKQVCST, from the coding sequence GTGGACGCGCAAGGCCGTGGGCGGGCGGACAACATCGACCCCGCAGACCAGTGGGTACTGAACCCGGACACCGGCGAATACGAACTGCGACTGAGCAGTTCCGGACCGCAGTCGTCGGTGCCGGGACCGCGCAGGTCCGCCTCGCGCAGCTCGGCGGGCCGCGCCCGTTCAGCCGCGCCGGGCCGGGACACCCGGCAGAGCCCTGCCCCGGACCTGGTGCCGGGGCCGCGCCGCCGTCGAGGCGTGCCGGACGAGCCGCCGCCGGGCCGGCGCCGGGGACGTACGAAACCGAAGAAGTCCAGAACCAAGAAGATAGTGCTGTGGACGGGCGGCTCCATGGCCTTCGTCCTGGTCGCCGTCACGGCGGCCGGCTATCTCTACCTCAAGCACCTCGAGGGCAACGTCCAGACGACGGACGTCGGCGACGCGGCCAAGAGCAGCTTCAGCAAGGACGACGCCTTCAACATCCTGATCATCGGCACGGACAAGCGCACCGGTGCGGGCAACGAGGGTTACGGCGACAAGGGCAGCGTCGGGCACGCCGACACCAACATCCTGCTGCACGTCTCCAAGGACCGTACGAACGCGACGGCGCTCAGCATCCCGCGTGACCTGATCGTCGACGTTCCGGACTGCGAGACCAAGCAGGCCGACGGCTCCAAGAAGGTCATCGGCGGCTCGCAGAACGTCCGCTTCAACACGAGCCTCGGCCAGGGCGGCCGCGACGCGGGCTGCACCATGCGCACGGTCAAGGCGGTCACCGGAATCTCGCCGGACCACTTCATGATGGCCGACTTCAACGCGGTCAAGACGCTGACCAGCGCGGTGGACGGCGTCACGGTCTGCGTGGGCAAGGCGGTCAACGACCCGGACTCGCACCTGAAGCTGCCCAAGGGCGAGTCCACGCTCGAGGGCGAGCAGGCCCTCGCCTTCCTGCGCACCCGGCACAGCTTCGGCAACCAGGGGGACCTCGACCGCATCAAGGTGCAGCAGCAGTTCCTCGGCGCGCTGTCGCGCAAGATGACCTCCAGCGACACCCTCACCAACCCCAAGAAACTGCTGGACCTGGCCGAGGCCGCCACCAAGGCGCTCACCGTGGACACCGGCATCGGCAAGGTCAGCACGCTCAAGGACGTGGCGCTGGAGCTCAAGAAGGTGCCGCCGAAGAACATCACCTTCACCACGGTCCCCGTCATCGACAACCCCGCCGAGAAGGTCCACGCGACGGTCGTCGTCAACCAGACGACGGCCCCCCAGGTCTTCAGCATGATCAAGGACGACGTCTCCTTCACCGCGGTCAAGCAGGAGAAGAAGAAGGAGAAGGCCGCGGTCGCCGCCCGGCTCAAGGGCTCCCGCTCCGCCGCCTCCGACGTCCGCGTCGACATCTACAACGGCGGCGCCCCCTCCGGTGCCGCACAGGAAACTCTCAGCTGGCTGCAGAACACTGAGGGCGTGACGAAGTCCAGTCAGCTCGGCAACGCCGGCAAGACGCTGAGCAAGACGACCCTCGAGTACTCTCCCGACCAGGCCGACCAGGCGCGCAAGCTGGCCGACCTCATGGGGCTGCCGGCGGCGCAGATGAAGCCGGGCAAGAGCGAGAAGAACGCACAGGGTCTGCCCGCGATCGTGCTGACCCTCGGCAAGGACTTCAAGGGGGCCGGGGAGCCCCTCACCACGCCGTCGAAGGCGCCCGAGAACATCCAGAAGGCCACCGCCGACAAGCAAGTCTGCTCCACGTGA
- a CDS encoding LCP family protein gives MRGWTAVTDTAGTPSGDGPEQAAVPGPGGGASPIGAGLVRRRRRWLRHTAFGVAALVLGAAGAGWAVYEKLNSNITADEAAAAELARYEKERPTSLVRDAQNILLIGSDSRSGDGNSQYGRDTGTERSDTTILLHLPANRHSATAVSLPRDLMVDIPSCRRPDGTRTAPTFAMFNQAFETGGSACTIRTAEKLTNVRIDHHMVVDFSGFKEMVDAVDGVEVCLKDPIDDKDAKLRLPAGKQLLDGEQALGYVRARKSIGNGSDTDRMDRQQRFLGALVNKVQGNDVLLNPVKLYPVLDAATSSLTTDPDLASLRGLYELVRGMRNIPPERVQFLTVPRTSYVNNANRDQLVEPDAEKLFARLRADAPLEVAKDYAGYDEQSGGDGTLSGKPLDTPAGTPDPTPTFRGNTAAEDGCE, from the coding sequence ATGAGGGGGTGGACAGCCGTGACCGACACCGCGGGCACGCCCTCCGGCGACGGGCCTGAGCAGGCGGCCGTGCCGGGACCGGGGGGCGGAGCGTCCCCCATCGGCGCCGGGCTCGTACGCCGCCGGCGGCGCTGGCTGCGGCACACGGCCTTCGGTGTCGCAGCCTTGGTGCTCGGTGCCGCCGGGGCCGGGTGGGCCGTGTACGAGAAGCTGAACTCGAACATCACCGCGGACGAGGCCGCCGCCGCCGAACTCGCCCGGTACGAGAAGGAGCGGCCCACCTCACTGGTGCGGGACGCGCAGAACATTCTGCTGATCGGGTCCGACTCGCGGTCGGGGGACGGCAACAGCCAGTACGGGCGGGACACCGGGACCGAGCGGTCCGACACCACGATCCTGCTGCATCTGCCCGCGAACCGGCACAGCGCGACCGCGGTCTCCCTGCCCCGCGATCTGATGGTGGACATACCGAGCTGCCGCCGCCCGGACGGCACCCGTACCGCGCCGACCTTCGCGATGTTCAACCAGGCCTTCGAGACGGGCGGTTCGGCCTGCACGATCCGTACCGCCGAGAAGCTGACGAACGTCCGGATCGACCACCACATGGTCGTCGACTTCAGCGGCTTCAAGGAGATGGTCGACGCGGTCGACGGTGTCGAGGTGTGCCTGAAGGACCCGATCGACGACAAGGACGCCAAGCTGCGACTGCCGGCGGGCAAGCAGTTGCTCGACGGGGAGCAGGCCCTTGGCTATGTGCGGGCCCGCAAGAGCATCGGCAACGGCAGCGACACCGACCGGATGGACCGCCAGCAGCGCTTCCTCGGGGCGCTCGTCAACAAGGTGCAGGGCAATGACGTCCTGCTGAACCCGGTGAAGCTCTATCCGGTGCTCGACGCGGCGACCTCGTCCCTCACCACGGACCCGGATCTGGCGAGTCTGCGCGGACTGTACGAACTCGTGCGCGGTATGCGGAACATTCCCCCCGAACGCGTGCAGTTCCTGACGGTGCCGCGCACGTCGTACGTGAACAACGCCAATCGCGACCAGCTCGTGGAGCCCGACGCGGAGAAACTCTTCGCCCGGCTGCGGGCCGACGCCCCGCTGGAGGTCGCCAAGGACTACGCCGGTTACGACGAGCAGTCGGGCGGTGACGGAACACTGAGCGGAAAGCCGCTCGACACACCCGCCGGCACCCCGGATCCGACACCCACTTTCCGCGGGAACACGGCCGCCGAGGACGGCTGCGAGTAA
- a CDS encoding TIGR03089 family protein, which yields MNATDRTPADLLRSALAADPARPLVTFYDDATGERVELSVATFANWVAKTANLLQGELSAEPGDRLALLLPAHWQTAVWLLACASTGVVADVGGDPAAADLVVSGPDTLDAARACSGERVALALRPLGGRFPKTPDGFADYAVEVPSQGDRFQPYAPVDPEEPALIVAGAEHTGAEVVERARAEAAGLGLTGPGSRLLSGLGYGTWEGLSAGLYAPLASGGSVVLCRHLEQLGEDALAKRIESERVTATRRHAS from the coding sequence GTGAACGCCACCGACCGCACCCCTGCCGACCTGCTGCGATCCGCGCTCGCCGCGGACCCCGCGCGCCCCTTGGTGACCTTCTACGACGACGCCACGGGCGAACGCGTCGAACTCTCTGTCGCCACCTTCGCCAATTGGGTGGCCAAGACGGCCAACCTGCTCCAGGGCGAGCTGTCCGCCGAACCCGGCGACCGGCTCGCACTGCTGCTGCCCGCGCACTGGCAGACGGCGGTGTGGCTGCTGGCGTGCGCCTCGACGGGCGTCGTCGCGGACGTGGGCGGTGACCCGGCCGCCGCCGACCTCGTCGTCAGCGGACCCGACACGCTCGACGCGGCCCGCGCCTGCTCCGGCGAGCGCGTCGCGCTGGCGCTGCGCCCGCTCGGCGGCCGGTTCCCCAAGACCCCGGACGGTTTCGCCGACTACGCCGTCGAGGTACCGAGCCAGGGCGACCGCTTCCAGCCGTACGCGCCGGTCGACCCGGAGGAGCCCGCGCTGATCGTCGCCGGGGCGGAGCACACGGGCGCCGAGGTGGTCGAGCGGGCCCGCGCGGAGGCCGCCGGCCTGGGGCTGACGGGGCCGGGGTCACGTCTGCTGTCGGGGCTGGGTTACGGCACCTGGGAGGGGTTGAGCGCGGGGCTGTACGCGCCGCTCGCCAGCGGCGGGTCCGTGGTGTTGTGCCGGCATCTGGAGCAGTTGGGTGAGGACGCGCTGGCGAAACGGATCGAGAGTGAGCGCGTGACGGCTACGCGCCGCCACGCGAGCTGA
- a CDS encoding N-acetylmuramoyl-L-alanine amidase, whose amino-acid sequence MRDYLASSIGVTCAAALVLPLTLTAPAQARPSASATGSDRTGAAADVAGPAADRAGPAADPAGSPVATEATVPGSTQSLPLAPLSGTRAVGAAAEQGLTPRNVRRFSLVGVVWNDPATELHGRVQVRTRAEGTTHWSGWQDVETHSHEHAPDPDTAEGSSHRARGSTAPLWVGDSDGVEVRVRAEGDRAAAPDTRALPGGLRLELVDPGAQPAAGTPKGSSRAGLAPQAATEIPALSKEQTERELLAEQGSAPRTQPYIGPRPRIITRHGWGADESLRARSFVYTSKVKAAFVHHTASGNKYSCSQAPSVIRGIYRYHVLSSGWRDIGYNFLVDKCGNIYEGRAGGVTKAVMGAHTLGFNSNSMGIAVLGTFSSTKPAAAAVNAIAKLTAWKLGLFGANPRGKTYLKSAGGNLYRKGKNVRLNVISGHRDGFATECPGKQLYGKLGSARSTSARYQGR is encoded by the coding sequence ATGCGTGATTACCTTGCTTCCTCGATCGGCGTCACCTGCGCGGCGGCCCTGGTCCTTCCACTCACCCTGACCGCTCCGGCCCAGGCGAGACCCTCGGCGTCGGCGACCGGCTCGGACCGGACGGGGGCCGCGGCGGACGTGGCGGGCCCCGCCGCGGACCGTGCGGGTCCCGCCGCGGACCCCGCGGGCTCCCCGGTGGCGACCGAGGCCACCGTCCCCGGCAGCACCCAGTCCCTCCCCCTCGCCCCCCTCTCCGGCACCCGGGCCGTCGGTGCGGCGGCCGAACAGGGGCTGACCCCCCGGAACGTACGGCGTTTCTCGCTGGTCGGCGTCGTCTGGAACGACCCGGCCACCGAACTGCACGGCCGGGTCCAGGTCCGTACCCGCGCCGAGGGCACGACCCACTGGTCCGGCTGGCAGGACGTCGAGACACACAGCCACGAACACGCGCCCGACCCGGACACCGCGGAGGGCTCCTCGCACCGGGCGCGCGGATCCACCGCGCCGCTGTGGGTGGGCGACTCGGACGGTGTCGAGGTCCGGGTGCGGGCGGAGGGGGACCGGGCCGCGGCCCCGGACACCCGGGCGCTCCCCGGCGGCCTCCGCCTCGAACTGGTCGACCCGGGCGCGCAGCCCGCGGCCGGCACCCCCAAGGGCTCCTCGCGCGCCGGTCTCGCGCCGCAGGCCGCCACCGAGATTCCGGCCCTGTCGAAGGAGCAGACCGAGCGGGAGCTGCTGGCCGAACAGGGGAGCGCGCCGCGCACACAGCCGTACATCGGCCCGCGCCCGCGCATCATCACGCGCCACGGCTGGGGCGCCGACGAAAGCCTGCGTGCGCGGAGCTTCGTCTACACGAGCAAGGTCAAGGCGGCCTTCGTGCACCACACGGCGTCGGGCAACAAGTACAGCTGCTCGCAAGCCCCTTCAGTCATCCGCGGTATCTACCGCTACCACGTCCTGAGCAGTGGCTGGCGCGACATCGGCTACAACTTCCTCGTCGACAAGTGCGGAAACATCTACGAAGGCCGGGCCGGCGGGGTGACAAAGGCCGTCATGGGCGCCCACACCCTCGGCTTCAATTCCAACAGCATGGGGATCGCGGTCCTCGGCACGTTCAGCTCCACCAAGCCGGCCGCCGCCGCGGTGAATGCCATCGCCAAGCTCACCGCCTGGAAGCTCGGCCTCTTCGGAGCCAATCCGCGCGGCAAGACATACCTGAAGTCCGCTGGTGGCAATCTC